From one Caldithrix abyssi DSM 13497 genomic stretch:
- a CDS encoding SatD family protein — translation MKNHFVFIGDIIQSRRITDRAQVQRKFSQAIEKLAKSHGHLFLSPPTLTIGDEFQAVVKSTANLFLILHQFEVEMHPVHMRFGFGLGSIDTPLNTRAAIGMDGSAFHNARTAIEEARQLGKKYALVSSINKDQSAALKLLLSWIDLNLQNWSNEKLQIFVWNRQGKRQREIADILNISQPAVSQHINKPIFALLLESEQYLEKQFNIFLQGNKND, via the coding sequence ATGAAGAACCATTTCGTTTTTATCGGAGATATTATTCAATCGCGCCGCATCACTGACCGGGCGCAGGTGCAGCGCAAATTCTCGCAGGCCATAGAAAAACTGGCCAAAAGCCATGGTCACCTCTTTTTATCGCCTCCAACGCTGACCATTGGAGATGAATTTCAGGCTGTTGTAAAATCGACTGCCAATCTGTTTTTAATACTCCATCAGTTTGAAGTAGAAATGCATCCCGTGCACATGCGTTTTGGTTTTGGACTGGGATCGATCGACACGCCGCTAAATACGCGCGCCGCCATCGGCATGGACGGCAGCGCCTTTCACAACGCCCGCACAGCCATCGAAGAGGCACGCCAGCTGGGCAAAAAATATGCGCTCGTCTCTTCCATCAACAAGGATCAGAGCGCGGCCTTAAAACTTTTGTTAAGCTGGATCGATTTGAATTTGCAAAACTGGTCCAATGAAAAATTGCAGATTTTTGTCTGGAACAGGCAGGGAAAACGGCAGAGAGAGATTGCGGACATTTTGAATATTTCGCAACCGGCGGTTTCGCAACACATTAACAAGCCGATCTTTGCCTTGCTTTTAGAAAGCGAGCAGTACCTGGAAAAGCAGTTTAACATTTTTTTGCAAGGAAATAAAAATGACTGA
- a CDS encoding M16 family metallopeptidase translates to MPIFRYLLLILFLTFSLAFSKNDDDLKALAKQIDIPFQKFVLKNGLTLIVHEDHKAPIVAVNVWYHVGSKNEKPGKTGFAHLFEHLMFNGSENYNDEYFKPFEKVGATGMNGTTNRDRTNYFETVPVNALDMALWMESDRMGHLIGAIDQAKLDEQRGVVQNEKRQGENQPYGKVWTWIVQNTYPKGHPYSWTTIGSMEDLNAASLEDVHEWFKNYYGAANAYLVIAGDINTDSVRQKVEQYFGDVPPGPPVTKHDVWVAKMQGTHRMVAEDRVPQARIWKVWNIPQWGSKEAVMLDLASSVLGSGKNSRLYKRLVYKDQIATDVSATVYLGEIGGQFMISAAARPGVDLKKVEKAIDEELQKFLQKGPSEKELKRVKVQHLSRFVKGIEQIGGFRGKANILAKNEVFGGSPDYFKKTVNWVVNAAPKAVHAATKKWLSDGVFILEVHPFPEYSTTGKDVDRSKLPETGTPPEPKFPAYEKIKLDNGLEIFYTKRTTVPVVNMSLVIDAGYAADQFASPGTANMTLTMLDEGTPDMSSLEISEKLDMLGANLRAGSNLDVSFVNLNVLKTTLPEAMRIYSEVILHPTFPQKELERLKKQIIAGIKREQSQPVQMALRVLPRYLYGIGHAYGNPLTGSGTIESVKKMTRDDLIKFHKTWFKSNNAKLIVVGNIEKDELEKLVKKYFGKWKAGTVPQKNISDVALKPAQILLIDKPASEQSLIIAGQILPPKSDPDNLAIEMMNKVLGGTFTSRLNMNLREEKHWSYGARTIVSDARGPSLFFAYAPVQIDKTKESIQEMLKEINGMRSEKPVTPEELEKVKNNEILKLPGTWETGAAVLHSIQEIVTFGLPEDFWSQYPNLIRSLSLEQVQNAAKKALHPDHLIWVVVGDRTKIEEPIKQLGVAEVKVIDVEGNVIE, encoded by the coding sequence ATGCCTATTTTTCGTTATCTTTTATTAATATTATTTTTAACTTTTTCGTTAGCCTTTAGTAAAAATGACGACGACCTAAAAGCTCTGGCAAAGCAAATTGACATACCATTTCAAAAATTTGTATTAAAAAACGGTTTAACGCTGATCGTTCATGAAGATCATAAAGCGCCGATTGTCGCCGTAAACGTATGGTATCATGTAGGTTCTAAAAACGAGAAGCCGGGAAAAACCGGATTCGCCCATTTATTCGAACATTTAATGTTTAACGGCTCGGAAAACTACAACGACGAATACTTCAAGCCTTTTGAGAAAGTGGGCGCCACGGGCATGAACGGCACCACCAATCGCGACCGCACCAACTATTTTGAAACGGTCCCGGTCAATGCGCTGGATATGGCCCTGTGGATGGAGTCGGATCGTATGGGACATTTAATCGGCGCCATTGATCAGGCCAAACTCGACGAGCAGCGGGGCGTTGTGCAAAACGAAAAGCGACAGGGAGAAAACCAGCCTTATGGAAAGGTGTGGACCTGGATTGTGCAAAATACCTATCCCAAAGGTCATCCCTATTCCTGGACCACCATCGGTTCCATGGAAGACCTCAATGCGGCCTCGCTGGAGGATGTGCACGAGTGGTTTAAAAATTATTACGGCGCGGCCAATGCCTATCTGGTCATTGCCGGCGATATTAATACGGACTCGGTCAGACAAAAAGTTGAACAATATTTTGGCGATGTGCCTCCGGGGCCGCCTGTAACCAAACACGATGTATGGGTGGCCAAAATGCAGGGAACACATCGTATGGTGGCCGAGGACCGCGTTCCGCAGGCGCGCATCTGGAAGGTGTGGAATATTCCGCAGTGGGGCAGTAAAGAAGCCGTTATGCTCGATCTGGCCTCTTCCGTGTTGGGCAGCGGCAAAAACTCAAGACTGTACAAACGCCTGGTTTACAAAGACCAGATAGCCACCGATGTTTCGGCCACTGTTTATCTGGGCGAAATAGGCGGCCAATTTATGATTTCTGCCGCCGCGCGGCCCGGCGTTGATCTGAAAAAAGTAGAAAAGGCCATTGACGAAGAGCTGCAAAAATTCTTGCAAAAGGGCCCATCCGAAAAAGAATTAAAACGCGTTAAGGTGCAGCATCTTTCCCGTTTTGTGAAAGGAATTGAGCAAATCGGAGGATTTAGAGGAAAGGCTAACATCCTTGCCAAAAACGAAGTATTTGGCGGCAGCCCGGATTACTTCAAAAAGACGGTAAACTGGGTGGTAAACGCCGCGCCGAAGGCCGTTCATGCAGCGACCAAAAAGTGGCTGAGCGACGGCGTGTTTATCCTGGAAGTACATCCTTTTCCTGAATACAGCACAACCGGTAAGGATGTGGATCGTTCAAAATTGCCAGAAACCGGAACCCCTCCGGAACCGAAATTTCCTGCCTATGAAAAAATTAAACTGGACAACGGACTGGAAATTTTCTACACCAAAAGAACTACCGTTCCGGTGGTCAATATGTCGCTGGTGATTGACGCCGGTTATGCCGCCGATCAATTTGCCTCGCCCGGTACAGCCAACATGACCCTGACCATGTTAGACGAAGGAACGCCTGATATGTCTTCGCTGGAAATCAGCGAAAAGCTGGATATGTTGGGCGCCAATCTAAGAGCCGGCTCCAATCTGGATGTTTCGTTCGTCAACTTAAATGTGCTTAAAACAACCCTGCCAGAAGCCATGCGCATTTATTCGGAGGTTATTTTACATCCCACTTTTCCGCAAAAAGAGCTGGAACGACTTAAAAAACAGATTATTGCTGGTATTAAGCGCGAGCAATCGCAACCGGTGCAAATGGCTCTACGAGTGTTGCCGCGTTATTTGTACGGGATCGGGCATGCCTATGGCAATCCGTTAACCGGCAGCGGCACCATCGAATCGGTAAAAAAGATGACGCGCGATGATCTGATTAAATTTCATAAAACCTGGTTTAAGTCAAATAACGCCAAACTCATTGTAGTCGGTAATATTGAAAAAGACGAACTGGAAAAGCTGGTTAAAAAATATTTTGGAAAATGGAAGGCGGGAACTGTGCCACAGAAGAATATTTCGGATGTGGCTTTAAAGCCTGCGCAAATTTTATTGATTGACAAACCGGCTTCGGAGCAATCTTTGATAATAGCCGGCCAGATTCTGCCTCCAAAAAGCGATCCGGATAACCTGGCCATTGAAATGATGAATAAAGTGCTGGGCGGAACGTTTACTTCACGTTTGAATATGAATCTGAGAGAAGAAAAACACTGGTCGTATGGCGCCCGCACTATCGTCAGCGATGCCCGCGGTCCCTCGCTCTTTTTTGCCTACGCTCCCGTGCAAATCGATAAAACCAAAGAATCGATTCAGGAAATGTTAAAAGAAATAAACGGTATGCGCAGCGAAAAACCGGTTACGCCTGAAGAACTGGAAAAGGTGAAGAATAATGAGATACTGAAACTGCCCGGAACCTGGGAAACCGGCGCCGCCGTTTTACACAGCATTCAGGAAATCGTAACCTTTGGTTTGCCCGAAGACTTCTGGAGTCAGTATCCTAACCTGATTCGCAGCTTGAGTCTGGAGCAGGTGCAAAATGCCGCTAAAAAGGCTTTGCATCCCGATCATTTGATCTGGGTGGTGGTCGGAGATCGTACAAAGATCGAAGAACCCATAAAGCAACTTGGAGTCGCCGAGGTGAAGGTTATTGACGTGGAAGGAAACGTAATAGAATAA
- a CDS encoding SDR family oxidoreductase — protein MAMAFKKIALVTGANRGIGFEIVRQLAIRGVRVYLAARSKGKGLAAAEKLRSQGLDVEFIVLDVSNRQSILQAFREFSEKETKLDILINNAAILIDRGSVLTLDQETLQTTMVTNVYGPLQMIQTFHPLIPKGGRIINISSGSGSLTEMNGYAPAYSISKTTLNALTRLASIELNERGVAVNSMCPGWVRTDMGGEMAPRSIEQGADTAVWLALDAPSHLTGRFFRDRAEIPW, from the coding sequence ATGGCCATGGCGTTTAAAAAGATTGCCCTGGTAACCGGGGCCAATCGGGGAATCGGCTTTGAAATTGTTAGACAACTGGCCATTCGAGGTGTGCGTGTTTATCTGGCCGCCCGTAGTAAAGGAAAGGGGCTGGCCGCCGCAGAAAAATTGCGTTCCCAGGGGCTGGACGTTGAATTTATCGTTCTGGATGTGAGCAATCGCCAGAGCATTTTACAGGCCTTCAGGGAGTTCAGCGAAAAAGAAACTAAACTGGATATTTTAATTAATAACGCGGCTATTTTGATTGACCGCGGTTCGGTTTTAACCCTCGATCAGGAAACATTGCAAACGACTATGGTCACCAATGTTTACGGTCCTTTGCAAATGATCCAGACCTTTCACCCTCTTATTCCTAAAGGCGGGCGGATTATTAACATCTCTTCTGGCTCCGGTTCGCTGACGGAGATGAATGGCTACGCACCTGCTTACAGTATTTCAAAAACCACGCTCAACGCCCTAACCAGATTAGCCTCCATCGAGCTAAACGAAAGGGGAGTGGCCGTTAACTCCATGTGTCCGGGATGGGTACGTACAGATATGGGAGGAGAAATGGCTCCCCGCAGTATTGAGCAGGGCGCCGATACCGCCGTCTGGCTGGCATTGGACGCCCCCTCCCATCTGACCGGCAGATTTTTTAGAGATCGGGCAGAAATCCCCTGGTAA
- a CDS encoding potassium channel beta subunit family protein, whose translation MEYRFLGKSGLKVSALSFGAWVTFGEQVDEKIAYQCMKEAYDAGVNFFDNAEVYAQGQAEIMMGNILKKTGWKRSDLVLSTKIFWGGSGPNDCGLSRKHIFEGTNAALKRLQVDYVDLIFCHRPDLYTPIEETVWAMNLIIQQGKALYWGTSEWSAEQIRHAHEFALREHLIPPTMEQPEYNMFNREKVEKEFLNLYRDIGLGTTTWSPLASGILTGKYNNGIPEGSRLSLKGYQWLRSRLESEEGRKKLEKTRQLTRIADELGVTMAQMAIAWCLKNPNVSTVITGASNPSQVRQNMEALKALALLNDEVMEKIESILQNKPRPPMDLRNL comes from the coding sequence ATGGAATATCGTTTTTTAGGTAAATCAGGTTTAAAGGTTTCGGCCCTTTCGTTTGGCGCATGGGTTACTTTTGGAGAACAGGTTGATGAAAAGATAGCCTACCAATGCATGAAAGAAGCCTACGATGCTGGCGTAAATTTTTTCGACAATGCAGAAGTTTACGCCCAGGGACAGGCAGAGATCATGATGGGCAATATTCTGAAAAAAACCGGCTGGAAGCGCAGCGATCTGGTGCTTTCCACCAAGATTTTTTGGGGCGGTTCCGGGCCCAACGATTGCGGACTTTCACGCAAACACATTTTTGAAGGGACAAACGCCGCTTTAAAGCGCTTGCAGGTAGATTATGTGGATTTGATTTTTTGCCACCGGCCCGATCTTTACACGCCCATTGAAGAAACCGTGTGGGCCATGAACCTGATCATTCAGCAGGGCAAAGCGTTGTACTGGGGCACGAGCGAGTGGTCAGCCGAACAAATTCGCCATGCACATGAATTTGCCCTGCGCGAGCACCTCATTCCTCCCACCATGGAACAGCCCGAATACAACATGTTTAATCGGGAAAAGGTCGAAAAAGAGTTTTTGAATTTGTACCGGGACATTGGACTGGGCACAACGACCTGGAGTCCTTTGGCCAGCGGCATTTTGACAGGAAAATACAATAACGGAATTCCCGAAGGATCGCGTCTTTCGTTAAAAGGTTATCAGTGGCTGCGCAGCCGTTTGGAATCTGAAGAAGGCAGGAAAAAGCTCGAAAAGACCAGACAGCTGACCAGAATAGCCGATGAGCTGGGCGTTACCATGGCCCAGATGGCCATAGCCTGGTGCTTGAAAAATCCGAATGTAAGCACGGTGATTACCGGCGCCTCCAATCCGTCTCAGGTGCGCCAGAATATGGAAGCTTTGAAGGCGCTTGCCCTTTTAAACGATGAGGTGATGGAAAAAATCGAATCGATTCTGCAAAACAAGCCTCGACCTCCGATGGATTTGAGGAATCTTTAA
- the rpiB gene encoding ribose 5-phosphate isomerase B, which translates to MKKIITERQVAEAAKRSNKLYIDRQTIITPLARDRARELGVQFLASPEKVDRTAAQRLIEETLPEKIVIGADHGGYYLKEALKDFLKEKKYQVYDVGTQSPEACDYPDYALKVAEAVASGKADRGIMIDSVGIGSAMAANRVPGVLAAKCNNVVEAKSAREHNYANVLTLGAKIIGENMAREIVAAFLTTSGGAERHKKRVQKILNYKP; encoded by the coding sequence ATGAAAAAGATCATCACAGAACGCCAGGTTGCGGAGGCAGCCAAACGCAGCAACAAACTTTACATCGACCGGCAAACCATCATTACGCCTCTGGCAAGAGACAGAGCCAGGGAGCTGGGCGTTCAATTTCTGGCAAGTCCTGAAAAAGTTGACCGAACGGCGGCGCAGCGCCTGATAGAAGAAACTCTGCCGGAAAAAATTGTCATCGGCGCGGATCATGGCGGCTATTATTTAAAAGAAGCGTTGAAAGATTTTTTAAAAGAAAAAAAATATCAGGTTTATGATGTGGGAACACAGAGCCCGGAGGCTTGCGACTATCCGGATTATGCCCTTAAAGTGGCCGAGGCGGTGGCCTCCGGAAAGGCGGATCGCGGGATCATGATCGACAGCGTGGGCATCGGTTCGGCCATGGCTGCCAATCGGGTGCCCGGCGTTCTGGCCGCAAAATGTAATAATGTGGTAGAAGCCAAAAGCGCGCGCGAACACAATTACGCCAATGTGCTCACTCTGGGCGCTAAAATAATCGGGGAGAATATGGCCAGAGAAATTGTCGCTGCTTTTTTAACCACCTCCGGAGGTGCGGAACGTCATAAAAAACGTGTGCAAAAAATTTTAAATTACAAACCTTAA
- a CDS encoding M48 family metallopeptidase, giving the protein MADIFYKLGKRVGKSLAKGRYLYNSAFAPKTEALKAEYRLGSILAREIEAQNTVFDSPYHQLLLESLLKQLKTRVKNKERYFYIKILESDDLNAFALPGGFIFLTSALVQNIERDKDELAFVLSHEMVHIIARHPFKKMVTNYSMEALSKVFRSGSIAAVYGRDMIKKLINSQYSQSNEYYADEYGARLMYSAGFDPAGAIQLLQRFKRWKGNGDRFNYFASHPSIDERILHLKKLIKLK; this is encoded by the coding sequence ATGGCCGATATTTTTTATAAACTTGGAAAACGCGTGGGAAAGTCGCTGGCTAAAGGCAGGTATTTGTACAACTCAGCCTTTGCCCCCAAAACAGAAGCCTTAAAAGCCGAATACCGCCTGGGCAGCATTCTGGCCCGCGAAATAGAAGCGCAAAACACCGTGTTCGATTCTCCCTATCACCAGCTTTTGCTGGAGTCGCTGCTTAAGCAATTAAAGACGCGCGTAAAAAACAAAGAACGCTATTTTTACATCAAAATTCTGGAAAGCGATGATTTGAATGCATTTGCCCTGCCCGGCGGCTTTATCTTTTTAACCTCGGCGCTTGTGCAAAATATTGAACGGGATAAAGACGAACTGGCCTTTGTCCTGTCGCACGAGATGGTGCACATTATTGCCCGTCATCCTTTTAAAAAGATGGTTACAAACTATTCCATGGAGGCGTTGAGTAAAGTTTTTAGAAGCGGTTCGATTGCTGCGGTTTATGGACGCGACATGATTAAAAAATTGATCAACAGTCAGTACTCGCAGAGCAACGAATATTATGCCGATGAATACGGAGCGCGTTTGATGTACAGCGCCGGTTTTGATCCGGCAGGCGCCATTCAACTACTGCAGCGGTTTAAGAGATGGAAAGGCAATGGAGATCGTTTTAACTATTTTGCCAGCCATCCGTCCATTGATGAGCGCATCTTGCATTTAAAAAAATTAATCAAGCTGAAATAA
- a CDS encoding response regulator, translated as MSADRIFIIDDNKMNINLINSILGKEGYEVFSTLDSTTAFKKTLEIKPDLILLDIMMPEMDGFQVCEQLKASDQTRFIPIIFLTSRNDEEGIKRAFELGAADYVTRPFNRTELLARIRTHLDLKNTHQKLIKLERQSAILAMAVTANHEINQPLTVLSGNLFLLKESLSSKALSPKEMEYMERMEKAIMKIKMILEKFRNPSSIKIQKYIEDTKMVVFDDRP; from the coding sequence ATGTCGGCAGACAGAATATTTATCATCGACGACAACAAGATGAACATCAATTTAATCAATTCCATTTTGGGGAAAGAAGGCTATGAGGTCTTTTCTACGCTGGACAGCACAACGGCCTTCAAAAAAACCCTTGAAATAAAACCGGATTTGATACTGCTGGATATTATGATGCCGGAGATGGATGGATTTCAGGTTTGCGAACAATTAAAGGCCTCGGATCAAACGCGTTTTATCCCCATTATTTTTCTGACTTCACGTAACGACGAAGAAGGGATCAAACGAGCCTTTGAACTGGGCGCGGCCGATTATGTGACTCGCCCTTTTAATCGAACAGAGCTATTGGCCCGCATTCGGACGCATCTTGATCTTAAAAATACGCATCAAAAACTGATTAAGCTGGAAAGACAAAGCGCCATTCTGGCCATGGCCGTTACGGCAAATCATGAAATCAATCAGCCTCTGACCGTACTCAGCGGCAATTTGTTTTTACTAAAAGAATCACTCAGTTCGAAGGCGCTCAGCCCCAAAGAGATGGAATATATGGAGAGAATGGAAAAAGCGATTATGAAGATAAAGATGATTCTGGAAAAATTTCGCAATCCGAGTTCCATTAAAATTCAAAAATACATCGAAGACACCAAAATGGTGGTCTTCGATGATCGTCCTTAA
- a CDS encoding heavy-metal-associated domain-containing protein — MGKIILEVGGMTCQHCVHAVTMAIESVDGAEDIEVDLQSGKAEFYLEDEDSLEHVKEAIRSAGYTV; from the coding sequence ATGGGCAAAATTATATTAGAAGTGGGCGGCATGACCTGCCAGCACTGCGTACATGCCGTTACAATGGCTATCGAGTCGGTTGACGGCGCCGAAGATATCGAAGTTGACCTGCAGAGCGGTAAGGCCGAATTTTATTTAGAAGACGAAGACAGCCTTGAACACGTAAAAGAAGCCATCCGCAGCGCCGGCTACACTGTTTGA
- a CDS encoding lipoate--protein ligase family protein: protein MQDFNKQDWVVLNNRNNLDPAVNLAIEEYAVRHLAGDRSYFLVYRNRPSVIVGKHQSVLLEVNLPYCWENKIPIFRRISGGGAVYHDPGNLNLSFITQYTLKNFNQYRTFLQPVVEYFNTHGLRIEIDERNNLRLNSKKISGNAQFTSRDRMLSHGTLLISSNLQHLKRALKKPEAERCVVQTRATASIKSAVTNIAEETVLNFDVEFVARQLKQIFGGPHFEIYDFSENEWAEIKRLARQKYMTWQWNIAESPPVSIEKTVNVDGRQVFFKYRVENGIFRSVEIVNADWRFLAQEFEAQRLDEQLWIRLKKLLGALPEEKRAEMKYLLERWF, encoded by the coding sequence ATGCAGGATTTCAATAAGCAAGACTGGGTTGTTCTGAATAACCGGAACAACCTGGATCCTGCTGTAAACCTGGCCATCGAAGAATATGCCGTGCGCCATTTAGCCGGTGATCGTTCCTATTTTTTGGTTTACCGCAACCGACCTTCGGTCATTGTCGGAAAACATCAAAGCGTGCTTCTGGAAGTGAACTTGCCCTACTGCTGGGAAAACAAAATTCCCATCTTCCGCAGAATTTCCGGCGGAGGGGCGGTTTATCACGATCCGGGCAATTTAAATTTAAGCTTTATTACGCAGTACACTTTAAAAAATTTCAACCAATATCGTACATTTTTACAACCAGTGGTGGAATATTTCAATACGCATGGTTTGCGTATTGAAATAGATGAACGCAACAATTTACGTTTGAACTCAAAAAAGATTTCTGGAAACGCGCAATTTACCAGCCGTGATCGCATGCTGAGCCACGGAACGCTTTTGATCAGCAGCAATCTGCAGCATTTAAAGCGCGCCTTAAAAAAACCTGAAGCGGAACGCTGCGTGGTTCAAACGCGGGCCACCGCATCCATTAAAAGCGCGGTAACCAATATCGCCGAAGAAACGGTTCTAAATTTTGATGTGGAGTTTGTCGCGAGGCAATTAAAACAAATCTTTGGCGGGCCGCATTTTGAAATCTACGATTTTTCGGAGAATGAGTGGGCAGAAATAAAAAGGCTGGCAAGGCAAAAGTACATGACATGGCAATGGAATATTGCCGAGTCTCCACCTGTGTCGATTGAGAAAACGGTAAATGTTGACGGCCGTCAAGTTTTTTTTAAGTACAGAGTAGAAAACGGAATATTCCGCAGCGTAGAGATCGTTAATGCAGACTGGCGGTTTCTGGCGCAAGAGTTTGAAGCTCAACGGTTGGACGAACAATTATGGATCCGACTAAAAAAGCTTTTAGGCGCACTGCCTGAAGAAAAAAGGGCAGAAATGAAATATTTATTAGAACGATGGTTTTAA
- a CDS encoding dipeptidyl-peptidase 3 family protein: MKRILLVLLTLVFLGAIACQKKEENKTEMVKLKRMIAQFAPTEIKYDHSLLDERKQKVVENLYRAAKIMDEIFLDQVYSKNFEIREQLRASSDPLDQLRLEYFTIMFGPFDRLNHDKPFIGNTPKPKGANFYPPDMTREEFENWLKAHPEDEAAFTSEFTVIRRQDGKLVAIPYSEYYKEYLTRAADYLKKAAEFADNPSLKKYLQLRAEAFLNNDYYESDLAWMDLNDHTIEVVIGPYEVYEDKLFNYKAAFEAFITLRDPVESAKLKKFVGYLDEMEKNLPIPDAYKNFNRGSESPMVVVQEVFSAGDTKAGVQTLAFNLPNDERVREAKGSKKVMLKNIHEAKFDKLLKPIAEKVLFAEQLPLVTFEGFFNHTLMHEISHGLGPGKIVLNGRQTEVKKELKETYSSIEECKADVLGMYNNLFMIEKGVYPPEFEKQIYVTFLAGIFRTIRFGINEAHGAGNAVIFNYLLEKGAYQFDPAAHRVKVNFEKIKDGVRDLANKVLTIQAQGDYMAAKNLLETYAVESEPIMIMRARLQELPVDIKPIFQIEKELGNSN; the protein is encoded by the coding sequence ATGAAACGAATCTTGTTAGTTTTGCTAACGTTGGTCTTTTTAGGCGCTATAGCCTGCCAGAAAAAAGAAGAAAACAAAACGGAGATGGTAAAGTTGAAGAGGATGATTGCACAATTTGCCCCGACGGAAATTAAATATGACCATTCTTTGCTCGATGAACGTAAGCAAAAAGTGGTGGAAAACTTATACCGGGCTGCAAAAATCATGGACGAGATTTTTCTCGATCAGGTGTATTCCAAAAATTTTGAAATTCGTGAACAATTAAGGGCCTCCAGCGATCCGCTCGATCAATTGCGCCTGGAATATTTTACCATCATGTTCGGACCGTTTGATCGATTGAACCATGATAAACCATTTATTGGCAACACGCCTAAACCCAAAGGCGCAAACTTTTACCCGCCGGACATGACGCGCGAAGAATTCGAAAACTGGCTGAAGGCTCATCCTGAAGATGAAGCGGCGTTTACTTCTGAGTTCACGGTCATTCGCCGTCAGGATGGTAAGCTGGTCGCCATTCCTTACTCCGAATACTACAAAGAATATTTAACCAGAGCCGCTGATTATCTGAAAAAAGCGGCGGAATTTGCCGATAATCCTTCGTTAAAAAAATATCTTCAGTTGCGCGCCGAAGCCTTTTTGAATAATGATTATTACGAAAGCGACCTGGCCTGGATGGATCTGAATGATCACACCATCGAAGTCGTCATCGGGCCTTATGAGGTTTACGAAGACAAATTATTTAATTACAAGGCTGCCTTCGAAGCCTTTATCACTTTACGCGACCCGGTTGAAAGCGCAAAGCTAAAAAAATTTGTCGGCTATCTGGATGAAATGGAAAAGAATCTTCCCATTCCGGACGCCTACAAAAACTTTAACCGCGGTTCCGAGTCGCCCATGGTCGTGGTGCAGGAGGTCTTTTCTGCCGGAGATACCAAAGCCGGGGTGCAAACGCTGGCTTTCAATCTGCCAAACGATGAACGCGTCCGCGAAGCTAAAGGCTCCAAAAAGGTAATGCTTAAAAATATTCACGAGGCCAAGTTCGACAAATTATTAAAACCCATCGCCGAAAAGGTCCTTTTTGCCGAGCAGCTGCCGCTGGTAACCTTCGAAGGATTTTTTAACCACACTCTGATGCACGAAATCTCCCACGGCCTGGGACCGGGTAAAATTGTCCTCAATGGCCGCCAGACTGAGGTTAAAAAAGAACTGAAAGAAACCTATTCCAGCATTGAAGAATGTAAGGCCGATGTTCTGGGCATGTACAATAATCTGTTTATGATCGAAAAAGGCGTTTATCCGCCTGAATTTGAAAAACAGATTTACGTCACTTTTCTGGCCGGTATTTTTCGCACCATTCGCTTTGGCATTAACGAAGCGCATGGCGCAGGCAACGCGGTTATCTTCAATTATCTTCTGGAAAAGGGCGCCTATCAGTTTGATCCGGCGGCGCACAGGGTAAAAGTCAATTTTGAAAAAATTAAAGACGGCGTGCGTGACCTGGCCAATAAAGTGCTGACCATTCAGGCGCAGGGCGATTACATGGCCGCTAAAAATTTGCTGGAAACTTACGCCGTAGAATCCGAACCAATCATGATCATGCGCGCCCGGCTGCAGGAGTTGCCGGTTGATATTAAACCGATCTTTCAAATTGAAAAGGAACTGGGAAATAGCAATTAA